A stretch of Helicobacter pylori DNA encodes these proteins:
- a CDS encoding Laminin subunit alpha-2 precursor — protein MSKISNNYNPSLTMRDYHSQRVSPHARKEENKEIQNLSENDEKIKLAKQAKQDNLAIGDLESRLKSLKGMDKDAKELVGISKSYAHNNEKDRSDFERFKSRLDKAIDSFNQKSGNDSLKLPGNIDIDDTKALEKFSKSLESEKENIQNSLHQWKKQLAETNHLNKEYNTLDKTRLNAQKFQDVHDTSKITPSRLQDLLA, from the coding sequence ATGTCTAAGATTTCAAACAATTATAACCCGTCTTTAACGATGAGGGATTACCATAGTCAAAGGGTTAGTCCGCACGCAAGAAAAGAAGAAAATAAGGAAATTCAAAATCTTTCAGAGAATGATGAAAAAATCAAATTAGCCAAACAAGCTAAGCAGGATAACCTAGCCATAGGGGATTTAGAAAGCCGTCTTAAAAGCTTAAAAGGCATGGATAAAGACGCTAAGGAATTGGTGGGCATTTCTAAATCTTACGCTCATAATAATGAAAAAGATCGAAGCGATTTTGAGCGTTTTAAAAGCCGTTTGGACAAAGCGATTGATTCTTTCAATCAAAAATCAGGCAATGATAGCTTGAAACTCCCTGGCAATATTGACATTGACGACACGAAAGCTTTGGAGAAATTTTCAAAATCATTAGAAAGTGAGAAAGAAAACATTCAAAACTCTTTGCACCAGTGGAAAAAACAGCTCGCTGAAACGAATCATTTGAACAAGGAATATAACACCTTAGATAAAACGAGACTGAACGCTCAAAAATTCCAAGATGTCCATGACACAAGCAAGATCACCCCATCTCGCTTGCAAGACTTGCTCGCTTGA
- the dcd gene encoding dCTP deaminase produces the protein MGLKADSWIKKMSLEHGMISPFCEKQVGKNVISYGLSSYGYDIRVGSEFMLFDNKNALIDPKNFDPNNATKIDASKEGFFILPANAFALAHTIEYFKMPKDTLAICLGKSTYARCGIIVNVTPFEPEFEGYITIEISNTTNLPAKVYANEGIAQVVFLQGDEVCEQSYKDRGGKYQGQVGITLPKILK, from the coding sequence ATGGGATTAAAAGCGGATTCTTGGATTAAAAAAATGAGTTTAGAGCATGGCATGATTAGCCCTTTTTGCGAAAAGCAAGTCGGTAAGAACGTGATCAGCTATGGTTTGAGCAGTTACGGGTATGATATTAGGGTGGGGAGTGAGTTCATGCTCTTTGATAACAAAAACGCTTTAATTGACCCTAAAAACTTTGATCCTAACAACGCAACCAAAATTGATGCGAGTAAAGAGGGCTTTTTTATTTTGCCCGCTAACGCGTTCGCTCTAGCTCATACGATAGAGTATTTTAAAATGCCTAAAGATACCTTAGCGATTTGTTTAGGCAAAAGCACTTACGCCAGGTGCGGGATTATCGTGAATGTTACGCCTTTTGAGCCGGAATTTGAAGGCTATATCACCATTGAAATTTCTAACACCACTAATTTACCGGCTAAAGTCTATGCCAATGAGGGGATCGCACAAGTGGTGTTTTTACAAGGCGATGAAGTGTGCGAGCAAAGCTATAAAGACAGAGGCGGTAAGTATCAAGGGCAAGTGGGCATCACTTTGCCTAAAATTTTGAAATGA
- the accB gene encoding acetyl-CoA carboxylase biotin carboxyl carrier protein — protein MNLSEIEELIKEFKASDLGHLKLKHEHFELVLDKESAYAKKNALNPAHSQASIQAPIMVEASMPSTQTPVPMVCTPIVDKKEDFVLSPMVGTFYHAPSPGAEPYVKAGDTLKKGQIVGIVEAMKIMNEIEVEYPCKVVSVEVGDAQPVEYGTKLIKVEKL, from the coding sequence ATGAACCTTTCTGAAATTGAAGAGTTGATCAAAGAATTTAAAGCTTCTGATTTGGGGCATTTGAAATTAAAACATGAGCATTTTGAGTTGGTTTTGGATAAAGAATCCGCTTATGCGAAAAAAAATGCGTTAAATCCCGCTCATTCTCAAGCCTCCATCCAAGCCCCCATCATGGTAGAAGCGAGCATGCCAAGCACTCAAACCCCTGTGCCTATGGTATGCACCCCTATTGTGGATAAAAAAGAAGATTTCGTGCTTTCGCCTATGGTAGGCACTTTTTATCATGCACCCTCCCCTGGGGCTGAGCCTTATGTCAAAGCGGGCGATACGCTTAAAAAAGGGCAAATCGTGGGCATTGTAGAAGCGATGAAAATCATGAATGAAATTGAAGTGGAATACCCTTGCAAGGTGGTTTCTGTTGAAGTGGGAGACGCTCAACCGGTAGAATACGGCACGAAACTCATCAAAGTTGAAAAGCTTTAA
- a CDS encoding acetyl-CoA carboxylase biotin carboxylase subunit, producing the protein MNKENKKVEKKELSRILIANRGEIALRAIQTIQEMGKESIAIYSIADKDAHYLNTASAKVCIGGAKSSESYLNIPAIISAAELFEADAIFPGYGFLSENQNFVEICSHHSLEFIGPSAKVMALMSDKSKAKSVMKEAGMPVIEGSEGLLKSYQEAEEIADKIGYPVIIKAAAGGGGRGMRVVEDKSRLKNLYLAAETEALSAFGDGSVYLEKFINKPKHIEVQILADKHGNVIHVGERDCSVQRRQQKLIEETPAVVLEEGVRERLLETAIKAAKYIGYVGAGTFEFLLDSNMKDFYFMEMNTRLQVEHTISEMVSGLNLIEWMVKIAQGEELPKQESFSLKGHAIECRITAEDPKKFYPSPGKITEWIAPGGVNVRLDSHAHAHYVVPTHYDSMIGKLIVWGENRERAIAKMKRALKEFKVEGIKTTIPFHLEMLENADFRQAKIHTKYLEENF; encoded by the coding sequence GTGAATAAAGAAAATAAAAAGGTAGAAAAAAAAGAACTCTCGCGCATTTTGATCGCTAATAGAGGCGAGATCGCTTTAAGAGCGATCCAAACCATTCAAGAAATGGGTAAAGAATCCATAGCCATTTATTCTATCGCTGACAAGGACGCCCACTACCTCAATACGGCTAGCGCAAAAGTGTGTATAGGGGGGGCCAAATCTAGCGAGAGTTACTTGAATATCCCTGCGATCATTAGCGCAGCGGAATTGTTTGAAGCGGATGCGATTTTCCCCGGGTATGGGTTTTTGAGCGAGAATCAGAATTTTGTAGAGATTTGCTCGCACCATTCTTTAGAATTTATTGGCCCAAGCGCGAAAGTCATGGCTTTAATGAGCGACAAATCCAAAGCCAAAAGCGTGATGAAAGAAGCCGGCATGCCTGTGATTGAGGGCAGTGAAGGGTTGCTTAAAAGCTATCAAGAAGCTGAAGAAATCGCTGATAAAATCGGCTACCCTGTCATCATTAAAGCGGCCGCTGGTGGGGGCGGGAGAGGCATGCGCGTCGTAGAAGATAAATCCAGGCTCAAAAACCTTTATCTAGCCGCAGAAACGGAAGCTTTGAGCGCGTTTGGCGATGGGAGCGTGTATTTAGAAAAATTCATCAACAAGCCCAAGCACATTGAAGTCCAAATTCTAGCCGATAAGCATGGCAATGTCATTCATGTGGGCGAAAGGGATTGCTCGGTGCAAAGACGCCAGCAAAAACTCATTGAAGAAACCCCAGCGGTGGTTTTAGAAGAGGGCGTGCGTGAGCGTTTGCTAGAAACAGCGATCAAGGCCGCTAAATATATCGGCTATGTGGGGGCGGGGACTTTTGAATTTTTGCTTGATTCTAACATGAAAGATTTTTATTTCATGGAGATGAACACTCGTTTGCAAGTGGAACACACCATTAGCGAAATGGTGAGCGGGTTAAACCTCATTGAATGGATGGTTAAAATCGCTCAAGGCGAAGAACTGCCCAAGCAAGAAAGTTTTTCCCTCAAAGGGCATGCGATAGAATGCCGAATCACAGCAGAAGATCCTAAAAAATTCTACCCAAGCCCGGGCAAAATTACCGAATGGATCGCTCCTGGTGGGGTGAATGTGCGCCTTGATTCGCATGCGCATGCCCATTATGTCGTGCCTACGCACTATGATTCTATGATTGGCAAGCTCATTGTGTGGGGTGAAAACAGAGAAAGAGCGATCGCTAAGATGAAAAGAGCTTTAAAGGAATTTAAAGTAGAAGGCATTAAAACGACCATTCCTTTCCACCTTGAAATGCTTGAAAATGCGGATTTCAGGCAAGCAAAAATCCACACGAAATATTTAGAGGAAAATTTTTAA
- a CDS encoding FkbM family methyltransferase: MADKSVNEPILNIPKENYSFIKKFIGCTDNEDFITLDTWVNNSQVGEGDLMLQMDIEGGEYLALISASDTLLNRFRIIALEIHLLKYLWDNNYFEMVQSALNKILKTHYCVHLHPNNCCAPHHHRGVSIVEVIECTFIRKDRVKHILGYCDEFPHPLDADNVIENPTLILPRNWYGD; this comes from the coding sequence ATGGCAGACAAGTCGGTCAATGAACCGATACTGAATATCCCTAAAGAAAACTACTCCTTTATCAAAAAATTCATCGGTTGCACTGACAATGAAGATTTTATTACACTAGACACTTGGGTTAATAACTCTCAAGTGGGCGAAGGGGATTTAATGTTACAAATGGATATTGAAGGGGGTGAATATCTCGCTCTCATCAGTGCGAGCGATACGCTATTGAATCGTTTCAGAATCATTGCTTTAGAAATCCATTTGCTGAAATATTTGTGGGATAACAACTATTTTGAAATGGTTCAAAGCGCTTTAAATAAAATTCTAAAAACGCATTATTGCGTGCATTTGCACCCCAATAATTGTTGTGCCCCTCACCATCACAGGGGTGTGAGTATCGTTGAAGTCATAGAGTGCACTTTCATCAGAAAGGATCGGGTGAAACATATCTTGGGCTATTGCGATGAGTTCCCACATCCATTAGACGCTGACAATGTGATTGAAAACCCCACGCTTATTTTACCCAGAAACTGGTATGGAGACTGA
- the pseC gene encoding UDP-4-amino-4,6-dideoxy-N-acetyl-beta-L-altrosamine transaminase, with product MKEFAYSEPCLDEEDKKAVLEVLNSKQLTQGKRSLLFEEALCEFLGVKHALAFNSATSALLTLYRNFSDFSADCNEIITTPMSFVATANMLLESGYTPVFAGIKNDGNIDELALEKLITKKTKAIVSVDYAGKSVEIESIQKLCKKHSLSFLSDSSHALGSEYQNKKVGGFALASVFSFHAIKPITTAEGGAVVTNDSELYEKMKLFRSHGMLKKDFFEGEVKSIGHNFRLNEIQSALGLSQLKKAPFLMQRREEVALVYDRIFKDNPYFTPLHPLLKHQSSNHLYPILMHQKFFIFKKLILENLHKLGILAQVHYKPIYQYQLYQQLFNTAPLKSAEDFYNAEISLPCHANLNLESVQNIAHSVLKTFESFNRISSI from the coding sequence TTGAAAGAGTTTGCTTATAGCGAGCCTTGTTTAGATGAAGAAGATAAAAAGGCTGTTTTAGAGGTTTTAAATTCCAAACAGCTCACGCAAGGCAAACGCTCTCTGTTATTTGAAGAAGCTTTATGCGAGTTTTTGGGCGTTAAGCATGCGTTAGCGTTTAATAGCGCGACTTCAGCCCTTTTAACGCTCTATAGGAATTTTAGCGATTTTAGTGCTGATTGTAATGAAATAATCACCACCCCTATGAGCTTTGTAGCGACGGCTAACATGCTTTTAGAAAGCGGTTATACACCCGTGTTTGCTGGAATTAAAAACGATGGTAATATAGATGAATTGGCCCTAGAAAAGCTCATTACTAAAAAAACCAAAGCCATAGTGAGCGTGGATTATGCCGGTAAAAGCGTGGAAATAGAAAGCATTCAAAAGCTTTGCAAAAAGCATTCTTTGAGTTTTCTTTCTGACAGCTCGCATGCTTTAGGGAGCGAGTATCAAAACAAAAAAGTAGGAGGCTTTGCGTTAGCGAGCGTGTTCAGTTTCCATGCCATTAAGCCTATCACTACGGCTGAGGGGGGAGCGGTCGTTACTAACGATAGCGAATTGTATGAAAAAATGAAATTGTTTCGCTCTCATGGCATGCTCAAAAAAGATTTTTTTGAAGGCGAAGTCAAAAGCATAGGGCATAACTTCCGCTTGAATGAAATCCAAAGCGCTTTGGGTTTGAGCCAGCTCAAAAAAGCCCCCTTTTTAATGCAAAGAAGAGAAGAAGTCGCTCTAGTTTATGACAGGATTTTTAAAGATAACCCTTATTTCACCCCTTTACACCCCTTGTTAAAACATCAAAGCTCTAACCACCTTTACCCTATTTTAATGCACCAAAAATTTTTTATATTTAAAAAACTCATTTTAGAAAATTTGCACAAGCTTGGCATTTTAGCCCAAGTGCATTACAAGCCCATTTACCAATACCAATTGTACCAACAGCTCTTCAATACAGCCCCATTAAAAAGCGCAGAAGATTTTTATAACGCTGAAATTTCCTTGCCTTGTCATGCGAATTTAAATTTAGAGAGCGTTCAAAACATCGCTCATAGCGTTTTAAAAACTTTTGAAAGTTTTAATAGAATAAGTTCCATTTAG